A DNA window from Sulfitobacter sp. BSw21498 contains the following coding sequences:
- a CDS encoding aminopeptidase P family protein, producing MFQSFEVTSRPEQGPPRLAALRKQLRTDALDGFLVPRADAHQGEYVAPRDDRLKWLTGFTGSAGFCAALRDVAGVFIDGRYRTQVKAQVADVYTPVAWPEVSLADWLRTELPQGGIVGFDPWLHAAGQIEQLETALEGSSVTLRRTGNLVDRIWADQPALPMQPAKLHPVEFAGEAHDDKIARLAGSLRDKGRAAAVITLPDSLCWLLNIRGSDIARNPVVHGFAVLHDAGHVDLFVAPAKLEGLEAHLGPHVTIHAPEAFLAALADLTGAVLAEKATVPVAVADALGDKIVWGDDPCALPKARKNEAEINGSIAAHLRDGAALVEVLAWLGAQPAGSVTETQVVTKLETARRRDPALQEISFETIAGTGPNGAIMHYRVTEDTDSVLQDGHLLVLDSGGQYLDGTTDITRTIAIGTPPAEAKEAFTRVLNGLIAMSRLRWPKGLAGRDIEAVGRLPLWMAGQDFDHGLGHGVGAYLSVHEGPQRLSKLSTVPLSDGMILSIEPGYYREGAFGIRLENLAVVRPAGDMPGGDEHRAMLTWETLSFAPIDTRLIVPDMLSMDARDWLNAYHRDVAEKIGPQLSPVAKLWLDAATAPV from the coding sequence ATGTTTCAATCGTTCGAGGTGACCTCGCGGCCGGAACAAGGGCCGCCACGGCTGGCCGCGCTGCGCAAGCAATTGCGAACCGACGCGCTTGACGGGTTTCTGGTGCCCCGCGCCGATGCCCATCAGGGCGAATATGTTGCCCCCCGCGATGACCGGCTGAAGTGGCTGACAGGGTTTACCGGATCGGCTGGTTTCTGTGCCGCCTTGCGGGATGTGGCGGGCGTGTTCATCGACGGGCGCTATCGCACGCAGGTCAAGGCGCAGGTGGCGGATGTCTATACGCCGGTCGCATGGCCCGAGGTGTCACTGGCAGATTGGCTGCGCACAGAGCTGCCTCAGGGCGGCATCGTGGGATTCGATCCGTGGCTGCATGCCGCCGGACAGATCGAGCAATTAGAGACAGCGCTGGAAGGCAGCAGCGTGACGCTACGCCGTACCGGTAATCTGGTGGACCGCATCTGGGCAGACCAGCCCGCACTGCCGATGCAGCCCGCCAAATTGCATCCGGTCGAATTTGCCGGCGAGGCACATGATGACAAAATCGCACGGCTTGCAGGATCGTTGCGCGACAAGGGCCGTGCCGCGGCAGTAATCACCCTGCCCGATAGCCTGTGCTGGCTGCTTAATATTCGCGGGTCCGATATTGCACGCAATCCGGTCGTCCACGGCTTTGCCGTGCTGCACGATGCCGGTCATGTTGATCTGTTCGTCGCCCCCGCCAAGCTGGAGGGGCTGGAGGCGCATCTGGGCCCGCACGTGACCATTCATGCACCAGAGGCGTTTCTGGCGGCTCTCGCCGACCTAACTGGTGCCGTTCTGGCCGAGAAAGCGACTGTGCCGGTGGCTGTCGCGGATGCTTTGGGCGACAAGATCGTGTGGGGCGACGACCCCTGCGCTCTGCCCAAGGCCCGCAAGAACGAGGCCGAGATCAACGGATCTATCGCCGCGCACCTGCGCGATGGGGCGGCCTTGGTCGAGGTTCTGGCCTGGCTCGGTGCACAGCCAGCGGGCAGCGTGACGGAGACACAGGTCGTCACCAAGCTCGAGACGGCACGCCGCCGCGATCCGGCGCTGCAAGAGATCAGCTTTGAGACCATCGCCGGCACCGGCCCCAATGGCGCGATCATGCATTACCGCGTGACCGAAGACACCGATAGTGTTCTGCAAGACGGGCATCTGCTGGTGTTGGACTCCGGTGGGCAATATCTGGATGGCACCACCGACATCACCCGCACCATAGCCATCGGCACGCCGCCGGCCGAGGCGAAAGAGGCGTTTACCCGTGTGCTCAACGGTTTGATCGCCATGAGCCGCCTGCGCTGGCCTAAAGGGTTGGCTGGCCGCGATATCGAAGCCGTGGGCCGATTGCCCCTTTGGATGGCAGGGCAGGATTTCGATCATGGGCTGGGCCATGGCGTCGGAGCCTATCTGAGCGTCCACGAAGGGCCGCAACGGCTCAGCAAGCTGAGCACGGTGCCCCTGTCCGACGGTATGATCCTGAGCATCGAGCCCGGCTATTACCGCGAGGGGGCCTTTGGCATTCGGCTGGAAAACCTTGCCGTGGTACGGCCTGCGGGTGACATGCCGGGCGGGGACGAGCACCGCGCCATGCTCACTTGGGAAACGCTGAGCTTTGCCCCCATTGATACGCGGTTGATCGTGCCCGACATGCTGAGCATGGATGCGCGGGACTGGCTGAACGCCTATCACCGCGACGTTGCGGAAAAGATCGGACCGCAGCTATCACCGGTTGCGAAACTGTGGTTGGATGCGGCAACAGCGCCGGTTTGA
- a CDS encoding J domain-containing protein produces the protein MPKSDPFGFDMSVSSSKKKNPRGRRGMSGASETSQRVCSHEGCEEAGKYRAPKAPDVLDDYFWFCQQHVREYNLKWNFFDGTTEAELNAQQSKDKVWERTTKPLGDPEARAWARLGIEDPHQVLGKNATQNPGKGPAAGRRLPPTERRALEILEAKDTWSKPEVRKAYKALIKVLHPDMNGGDRSQEEQLQLVVWAWDQLKGSRNFRD, from the coding sequence ATGCCCAAAAGTGATCCCTTTGGATTCGACATGTCTGTGTCGTCTTCAAAAAAGAAAAATCCCCGCGGCCGTCGCGGGATGTCCGGTGCGTCCGAGACATCACAACGCGTCTGTTCACACGAAGGCTGCGAGGAAGCCGGCAAATACCGTGCGCCAAAAGCACCTGACGTGCTGGATGACTATTTCTGGTTCTGCCAGCAGCACGTGCGCGAATACAATCTCAAGTGGAACTTCTTTGACGGCACCACAGAGGCCGAATTGAACGCCCAGCAATCCAAGGACAAAGTGTGGGAACGCACCACCAAGCCGCTTGGCGATCCGGAAGCACGGGCCTGGGCGCGTTTGGGCATCGAAGACCCGCATCAGGTCTTGGGCAAAAACGCGACGCAGAACCCCGGCAAGGGGCCAGCCGCCGGACGCCGCCTCCCCCCCACAGAACGTCGCGCGCTGGAAATCCTCGAGGCCAAGGACACCTGGAGCAAGCCAGAAGTGCGCAAGGCGTATAAGGCGCTCATCAAGGTCCTGCACCCCGATATGAACGGCGGTGATCGCAGTCAGGAAGAGCAGTTGCAGCTGGTCGTCTGGGCCTGGGACCAGCTCAAGGGCAGCCGCAACTTCAGGGACTGA
- a CDS encoding chloride channel protein, producing the protein MPLKPRPFLNQQYDTLCSHARFGWGVLREKGPGKVTFWFIALVIGICAGFAALFFRKGINALQALLYGTEDVQRLHSYIGSLEWYWVVLIPTIGGLTVGLILHNFTRDARARSVGDVILGAALHEGRVETRAGIASALASLITLSTGGSSGREGPVVHLAGVIATLVSRRINASGITGRDLLGCAVAAAVSASFNAPIAGALFALEIVLRHFAVHAFAPIVIASAAGTVINRLEFGGLTEFVLPTVGDMSFYAELPAFLLLGLTCGVVAVFLMRGIFWAEDIGNLIQARSKLPRYLRPAVAGAILGVIALWFPHIIGVGYETTTRALSGDMILHEAVVFAVLKIIAVSITLGGRMGGGVFSPSLMLGALTGLAFGLIATGVFPTMSGATSLYALAGMGAVAAAVLGAPISTTLIVFELTGDWQTGLAVMVAVSMSTGLASRLVHRSFFLTQMERRGIHLAAGPQAYLLGMFMVGRIMRRPDDLRAANEETCWELIGEGTYIDGTATLEAAMPIFEQTGAAFIPVVTLKPESPPELLGALFHVDALKAYNRALAETAAEEHS; encoded by the coding sequence ATGCCTTTGAAACCGCGCCCCTTTCTGAACCAGCAATATGACACGCTGTGCAGCCATGCGCGTTTTGGCTGGGGCGTGCTGCGTGAAAAGGGGCCGGGCAAGGTTACCTTTTGGTTCATCGCGCTGGTGATCGGTATTTGCGCGGGTTTTGCCGCGCTATTTTTTCGCAAAGGGATCAATGCGTTACAGGCGCTTCTTTATGGCACCGAAGATGTCCAGCGTTTGCACAGCTATATTGGCAGCCTCGAATGGTATTGGGTCGTTTTAATTCCTACGATCGGCGGGCTTACTGTGGGGCTCATCCTACATAATTTCACCCGCGATGCCCGCGCGCGCAGTGTCGGCGATGTGATCCTCGGGGCCGCACTACACGAAGGGCGTGTGGAAACGCGGGCAGGGATCGCGTCGGCTTTGGCCTCGCTGATCACGCTCAGCACCGGCGGGTCGTCGGGGCGCGAAGGGCCGGTTGTTCACCTTGCTGGCGTGATCGCGACGTTGGTTAGTCGTCGGATCAACGCAAGCGGCATCACCGGGCGCGACCTGCTGGGCTGCGCTGTGGCGGCAGCTGTATCGGCCAGCTTTAACGCACCGATTGCAGGGGCGCTTTTTGCGCTAGAGATCGTGTTGCGCCACTTTGCCGTGCATGCGTTCGCCCCGATCGTCATCGCCTCTGCCGCGGGGACGGTGATTAACCGGCTAGAGTTTGGCGGCCTGACCGAATTTGTCCTGCCCACCGTGGGCGACATGTCGTTCTACGCGGAACTGCCAGCGTTTTTGCTGCTCGGGCTGACCTGCGGCGTGGTCGCGGTATTCCTGATGCGCGGCATCTTTTGGGCCGAGGATATCGGCAATTTAATTCAGGCCCGCAGCAAGCTGCCACGGTATCTGCGGCCGGCTGTGGCGGGTGCGATCCTTGGCGTAATCGCGCTGTGGTTCCCCCATATCATCGGCGTCGGGTACGAGACGACAACCCGCGCCCTGAGCGGCGATATGATCCTGCACGAGGCGGTCGTTTTTGCCGTGCTCAAGATCATCGCCGTGTCGATCACACTTGGGGGGCGCATGGGCGGCGGTGTGTTCTCGCCCTCGCTGATGCTGGGCGCGTTGACGGGGCTGGCGTTTGGTCTGATCGCCACGGGCGTATTCCCCACGATGTCGGGTGCGACCTCGCTTTATGCGCTGGCGGGAATGGGGGCGGTGGCGGCAGCCGTTCTGGGCGCGCCGATTTCTACGACGTTGATTGTGTTCGAACTGACAGGTGACTGGCAGACGGGTCTTGCGGTCATGGTCGCTGTCAGCATGTCTACGGGGTTGGCGTCACGTCTGGTGCACCGCAGCTTTTTTCTCACCCAGATGGAGCGGCGTGGTATTCACCTTGCGGCCGGTCCACAGGCCTATTTGCTGGGCATGTTCATGGTCGGCCGCATCATGCGCCGCCCCGACGATCTGCGTGCCGCGAACGAGGAAACCTGTTGGGAACTGATCGGCGAAGGGACCTATATTGACGGCACCGCCACACTAGAGGCCGCCATGCCGATTTTCGAGCAGACCGGTGCTGCCTTTATTCCAGTGGTCACGCTGAAACCCGAATCGCCGCCAGAATTGCTGGGCGCGTTGTTCCATGTCGATGCCCTCAAGGCCTATAACCGCGCCCTGGCCGAAACCGCCGCCGAAGAACATTCTTAA
- a CDS encoding DUF427 domain-containing protein, which produces MADHIKILKSNGTWTVRAGGAVLAETRNALELREGDRDAVIYIPRSDIAMAFLDKTDKTTHCPHKGDAHYFSVVTKSRTLDNVAWSYEDPNDAVAEIKGHLAFYQLPEVAVEQI; this is translated from the coding sequence ATGGCAGACCATATCAAGATTTTGAAGTCAAACGGGACATGGACAGTGCGCGCAGGCGGTGCGGTATTGGCCGAAACACGCAATGCGCTGGAACTGCGCGAGGGCGACCGCGACGCGGTAATCTATATCCCCCGCTCGGATATCGCGATGGCGTTTCTGGACAAGACCGACAAGACCACCCACTGCCCCCACAAGGGCGACGCGCATTATTTCTCGGTCGTGACCAAAAGCCGGACGCTCGACAACGTCGCATGGTCCTATGAGGACCCGAACGACGCCGTGGCCGAGATCAAAGGTCATCTGGCTTTCTACCAGCTGCCCGAGGTCGCGGTAGAGCAAATCTAG
- a CDS encoding calcium-binding protein, protein MLGLTLLPALALFGMAGLMGSDDGDDDISEDIEDVSEPNVTSPQIVLQQGTNGPDLVTGTGANDDIDAFGGDDTVNGFGGDDTVQGGAGNDMLHLGGGDNLGNGEEGRDTVNGGPGSDTLLGGNGADSLTGFGGDDDLSGGQGSDMLRGGVGDDLLNGNNGSDTLDGGADNDTLIGGSGDDSLAGFGGADSLVGGLGSDTLIGGSDNDTLLGGGLMDTLFGGSGDDVLRGGTNNDLINGGSGNDDAMGNFGADTVLGGRGNDTLSGGEGFDYLEGNDGDDILMGNAGNDGLSGGAGNDTLMGGVGSDTLSGLAGDDVLDGEGGNDLLNGNGGNDTLMGGGLNDTLNGNGGDDVISGGTQSDLINGGSGNDDLSGDAGADTINAGPGNDTLSGGEGPDKLAGNKGDDLIDGDAGNDALFGGMGDDTLNGGAGNDFLISGLGADSIDGGAGDDVIRAFDFNLDGNVSGDTDTMADVVLGGDGDDTISANDGDTVTGGDGADVINAIGYDQIGKAPVIVTDFNLAEDGLYLQETQGSPASFAPGDGMFEIRAAANGTDSELVVNGNVVVIVQNTSAADLGADTSWLLNA, encoded by the coding sequence ATGCTTGGATTGACTTTACTGCCGGCGCTCGCGCTTTTTGGAATGGCAGGGCTGATGGGCAGCGACGACGGTGATGATGACATATCGGAGGACATCGAAGACGTGTCAGAGCCAAATGTCACATCCCCGCAGATTGTACTGCAACAGGGCACCAATGGGCCTGACCTGGTCACCGGCACGGGGGCAAATGATGACATCGATGCCTTTGGCGGGGACGACACGGTAAACGGCTTTGGTGGGGATGACACCGTCCAGGGCGGTGCTGGCAACGACATGCTGCACCTTGGCGGTGGCGACAACCTTGGCAATGGCGAAGAGGGCCGCGATACCGTCAACGGTGGCCCCGGCAGTGATACGCTTTTGGGTGGCAATGGCGCGGACAGCCTGACCGGTTTCGGGGGCGACGATGATCTGTCTGGCGGGCAGGGCAGCGACATGCTGCGCGGTGGCGTGGGCGACGATCTGCTGAACGGGAACAACGGCAGCGATACACTCGACGGCGGTGCCGACAATGACACCCTGATAGGTGGCAGCGGCGACGACAGCTTGGCGGGTTTCGGCGGTGCGGATTCCCTTGTGGGCGGTCTTGGGTCCGACACCCTGATCGGCGGGTCCGACAACGATACGCTTTTGGGCGGCGGGCTGATGGACACGCTCTTTGGCGGTTCCGGCGACGATGTGCTGCGCGGTGGCACCAACAACGATCTAATCAACGGTGGGTCGGGCAATGACGACGCCATGGGCAACTTTGGCGCGGATACTGTGCTGGGGGGCCGCGGCAATGACACGCTTAGCGGTGGCGAAGGCTTTGACTACCTTGAAGGGAATGATGGTGACGACATCCTGATGGGCAACGCGGGCAACGACGGGCTCAGCGGCGGCGCGGGCAACGATACCCTTATGGGCGGCGTCGGCAGCGATACGCTCAGCGGGCTGGCGGGCGATGATGTGCTCGACGGTGAGGGTGGCAACGATCTGCTGAATGGCAACGGTGGGAACGACACGTTGATGGGCGGCGGGTTGAACGACACGCTGAACGGCAACGGGGGCGATGACGTGATCAGCGGCGGCACCCAAAGCGATCTGATCAATGGTGGCAGCGGCAATGACGACCTGTCGGGCGATGCAGGGGCCGATACGATCAACGCGGGCCCTGGCAATGACACGCTGTCAGGCGGCGAAGGGCCGGACAAGTTGGCGGGCAACAAGGGTGACGACCTGATCGATGGTGATGCCGGGAATGACGCATTGTTCGGCGGTATGGGCGATGACACGTTGAACGGCGGGGCGGGGAATGATTTCCTTATCTCGGGGCTGGGTGCTGACAGCATCGACGGCGGTGCCGGTGATGACGTGATCCGTGCGTTTGACTTCAACCTCGACGGCAATGTGTCAGGCGATACGGATACGATGGCCGATGTGGTGCTGGGAGGCGACGGCGACGACACCATCAGCGCCAACGACGGCGATACGGTGACAGGGGGTGACGGGGCCGATGTAATCAACGCCATCGGCTATGATCAGATTGGAAAGGCACCGGTGATCGTGACCGATTTCAACCTTGCCGAAGACGGTCTGTACCTGCAAGAAACCCAAGGATCGCCCGCCAGCTTCGCCCCCGGGGACGGCATGTTCGAAATCCGCGCCGCGGCCAATGGCACCGACAGCGAGCTTGTGGTCAACGGCAATGTCGTGGTGATCGTGCAAAACACCAGCGCCGCCGATCTCGGCGCGGACACAAGCTGGCTGCTGAACGCATAA
- the recN gene encoding DNA repair protein RecN, which translates to MLRGLDISDMLIIDRLELAFQPGLNVLTGETGAGKSILLDSLGFVLGWRGRADLVRQGASQGEVTAWFDLPEGHAAHAVLEEAGLPGGSELILRRINGSDGRKTAWVNDRRCSGEVLRALSETLVELHGQHDDRGLLDPKGHRAILDEFAGTVALRAKVRQAWSALAAARKAAKQAAADREAIAAEEEYLRHAVAELDKLDPQAGEEEQLDARRRLMQSAEKIRSDVVNAYEMMGQGGAETQLGDALRWLDGVAHKADGALEAPMAALSRAMVELDDATEGVVAAIDTMSFNPIELEEAEERLFAIRGMARKHEVQADELAGFADTLRGKLDALDAGEAAQAGLEKAVRDAQAAYDAAADALTDARQKNAGKLDKAVAAELAPLKMERAVFATQITTETPGPEGRDAVSFTVATNPGAPAGPLGKIASGGELSRFLLALKVCLAKGQTGLTMIFDEIDRGVGGATADAVGRRLAALSQGGQVLVVTHSPQVAALGAHHWRVSKAVSKGMTLSTVTPLSAPERVDEVARMLAGDTITDAARAAARELLGEEFAS; encoded by the coding sequence ATGCTACGCGGCCTAGATATTTCGGATATGCTGATCATCGACCGGCTGGAGCTTGCGTTTCAGCCGGGTTTGAACGTTCTGACCGGTGAAACAGGCGCGGGCAAATCGATCCTGCTTGATAGTCTGGGATTTGTGCTGGGCTGGCGTGGACGTGCTGATCTGGTGCGTCAGGGCGCGTCTCAGGGCGAGGTGACAGCGTGGTTCGATCTGCCAGAGGGGCACGCGGCCCATGCGGTACTGGAAGAGGCCGGACTGCCGGGTGGGAGCGAGCTGATCCTGCGTCGGATCAACGGCTCTGACGGACGCAAGACGGCGTGGGTCAACGATCGGCGCTGTTCGGGCGAGGTGCTGCGCGCGCTGTCCGAGACGTTGGTAGAGCTGCACGGCCAGCATGACGACCGCGGGCTTCTTGACCCAAAGGGCCACCGCGCCATTCTGGATGAATTCGCGGGCACGGTTGCGCTGCGGGCCAAGGTGCGTCAGGCATGGTCCGCCCTCGCTGCGGCACGCAAGGCGGCGAAACAGGCCGCTGCCGACCGCGAAGCCATTGCAGCCGAAGAAGAATACCTGCGCCATGCCGTCGCAGAGCTGGACAAGCTGGACCCGCAAGCGGGCGAGGAAGAACAGCTGGATGCGCGCCGTCGTTTGATGCAAAGCGCCGAAAAGATCCGCAGCGATGTGGTCAACGCTTACGAGATGATGGGACAGGGCGGCGCAGAGACCCAGTTGGGCGACGCCCTGCGCTGGCTTGACGGCGTCGCCCACAAAGCCGACGGCGCGCTAGAGGCCCCGATGGCCGCGCTGTCACGTGCGATGGTCGAACTGGACGACGCGACGGAGGGCGTGGTCGCCGCGATCGACACCATGTCGTTCAACCCGATCGAGCTCGAGGAAGCCGAAGAACGACTGTTCGCCATCCGCGGCATGGCCCGCAAGCACGAGGTACAGGCCGATGAGCTGGCTGGCTTTGCCGACACGCTGCGCGGCAAGCTGGATGCGCTAGACGCGGGCGAGGCAGCACAGGCCGGTCTCGAGAAAGCCGTGCGTGATGCCCAAGCCGCCTATGACGCCGCCGCTGACGCACTGACCGATGCACGCCAAAAGAATGCAGGCAAGCTGGACAAGGCCGTCGCCGCTGAGCTTGCCCCGCTTAAAATGGAACGCGCGGTTTTTGCGACCCAGATCACAACCGAAACACCGGGCCCCGAGGGGCGTGACGCGGTATCCTTCACCGTTGCCACCAACCCCGGCGCGCCTGCGGGACCTTTGGGCAAGATCGCATCGGGCGGGGAACTAAGCCGCTTTCTGCTCGCGCTCAAGGTTTGTCTGGCCAAGGGGCAAACCGGCCTGACGATGATTTTTGACGAAATCGACCGTGGTGTTGGCGGTGCAACAGCCGATGCGGTGGGGCGGCGTCTGGCGGCGCTGTCGCAGGGCGGTCAGGTGCTTGTTGTCACCCACTCGCCGCAGGTGGCCGCTTTGGGCGCACACCACTGGCGTGTGTCCAAGGCCGTGTCCAAAGGGATGACTTTGTCGACGGTCACGCCGTTGTCGGCCCCCGAACGGGTGGACGAGGTCGCGCGTATGCTGGCCGGAGACACGATCACCGACGCCGCCCGCGCTGCTGCACGCGAGCTTTTGGGCGAAGAATTCGCCAGCTAA
- the cobT gene encoding cobaltochelatase subunit CobT, whose amino-acid sequence MSKQSDNPADAFKKALAEATKVMSKDPDLTVSFSVDPSGLSGDSMRLPQVSRRMTREEVLLARGTADALALNRRYHNGQTHSKYMPAGDMARDLYEAMETARCEAVGARDMPGTAGNIDAKIKYDSLRKGYDQAKQPSDVPLATAAGYLVRHLATGRDMPAGAANAMELWRGYIEDQAGGTLETLNDTLDDQAAFARFARKMIFDLGYGDQLGDDPDQGDDDQDSAEEEGTEEEQEPDSTGQDEQDEDEAEASPEQSQEQQQDESQAQVSMDDTADQELGEEAEMPDGDAPMEPPAPPQASDADPNYLVYQTDHDEVIGAADLAEPAELERLRAYLDQQLEPLKGAVSRLANKLQRRLQAQQNRSWEFDLEEGTLDAGRLARVVANPTTPLSFKVEQDTEFRDTCVTLLLDNSGSMRGRPISIAAICADVLARTLERCNVKVEILGFTTRAWKGGQAREAWLNDGRPVQPGRLNDLRHIIYKSADAPWRRTRPNLGLMMKEGLLKENIDGEALEWAHRRMIARHESRKILMVISDGAPVDDSTLSVNPANYLEKHLRDVIAMVEKRKAVELLAIGIGHDVTRYYDRAVTITDVDQLAGAMTEQLAALFDTDPRKRARVMGMRRAS is encoded by the coding sequence ATGAGCAAACAATCAGATAACCCCGCCGACGCGTTCAAAAAGGCTTTGGCCGAAGCAACCAAAGTCATGTCGAAGGATCCCGATCTTACGGTGAGCTTTTCCGTCGATCCCTCGGGGCTGAGCGGCGATTCAATGCGCTTGCCACAGGTCAGCCGCCGCATGACCCGCGAAGAAGTCCTGCTTGCCCGGGGCACCGCCGATGCGCTGGCGCTGAACCGGCGCTATCACAACGGCCAGACCCATTCGAAATACATGCCCGCCGGTGACATGGCCCGCGACCTATATGAGGCGATGGAAACCGCCCGCTGCGAAGCCGTGGGCGCACGTGACATGCCCGGCACCGCCGGCAACATCGACGCGAAGATCAAATATGACTCCCTGCGCAAAGGGTACGATCAGGCGAAACAGCCCTCGGATGTGCCTTTGGCCACGGCAGCAGGCTATCTTGTGCGCCATCTGGCGACGGGGCGCGATATGCCCGCCGGTGCCGCCAACGCAATGGAGCTGTGGCGCGGTTATATCGAGGATCAGGCCGGCGGCACGCTCGAGACACTGAACGACACGCTAGACGATCAGGCCGCCTTTGCCCGCTTTGCCCGCAAGATGATCTTCGATCTGGGCTATGGCGACCAACTGGGCGATGACCCAGATCAAGGCGACGATGATCAGGACAGTGCCGAGGAAGAAGGCACCGAAGAAGAGCAAGAGCCCGATAGCACCGGTCAGGACGAACAAGACGAGGACGAGGCAGAGGCCTCTCCGGAACAGTCGCAAGAACAACAGCAAGATGAATCCCAAGCGCAGGTGTCGATGGATGATACCGCCGACCAAGAGCTTGGCGAAGAAGCAGAAATGCCCGACGGCGACGCCCCGATGGAGCCCCCCGCCCCGCCGCAGGCATCGGATGCGGACCCGAATTATCTGGTGTACCAGACCGACCACGACGAGGTGATCGGTGCCGCAGATTTGGCCGAACCGGCAGAGCTTGAACGGTTGCGCGCCTATCTCGACCAGCAGCTTGAACCATTGAAGGGCGCGGTGAGCCGACTGGCGAACAAGCTGCAGCGCCGCTTGCAGGCGCAGCAAAACCGGTCATGGGAATTTGATCTCGAAGAAGGCACGCTGGACGCCGGTCGTCTGGCCCGCGTGGTGGCCAACCCCACGACGCCACTGTCGTTCAAGGTCGAACAGGACACCGAATTCCGCGATACCTGCGTGACGCTGCTGCTCGACAACTCCGGCTCGATGCGCGGGCGTCCGATCTCTATCGCCGCGATTTGCGCCGATGTTCTGGCCCGCACGCTGGAGCGCTGTAACGTCAAAGTCGAGATTTTGGGCTTTACCACCCGCGCATGGAAAGGCGGCCAAGCCCGTGAGGCATGGCTGAACGATGGCCGTCCGGTACAACCAGGCCGTCTGAATGATTTGCGCCACATCATCTATAAATCCGCAGACGCCCCCTGGCGGCGTACGCGGCCCAACCTGGGGCTGATGATGAAGGAAGGCCTGCTGAAAGAGAACATCGACGGCGAGGCGCTGGAATGGGCCCACCGCCGGATGATCGCACGACACGAATCCCGCAAAATCTTGATGGTGATCAGCGACGGCGCGCCCGTGGATGACAGCACCCTGTCGGTGAACCCCGCCAACTATCTGGAAAAACACCTGCGCGACGTGATCGCCATGGTCGAAAAGCGTAAGGCCGTCGAACTGCTGGCCATCGGCATCGGCCACGACGTGACCCGCTATTATGACCGCGCCGTCACGATCACGGATGTGGACCAGTTGGCCGGTGCCATGACAGAGCAGCTGGCCGCCCTTTTCGACACCGATCCGCGCAAACGCGCCCGTGTCATGGGCATGCGCCGCGCAAGCTGA
- the cobS gene encoding cobaltochelatase subunit CobS, producing MAETSLDLTTKPTKEISVREVFGIDTDMVVHGFDERTSRVPELDSTYKFDPDTTMAILAGFNHNRRVMVQGYHGTGKSTHIEQVASLLNWPCVRVNLDSHISRIDLIGKDAIKLKDGKQVTDFQEGILPWALRNPTAIVFDEYDAGRADVMFVIQRVLEVDGKLTLLDQNKVIEPHPYFRIFATANTVGLGDTTGLYHGTQQINQGQMDRWSLVATLNYLSIDAETQIVLSKNPHYNTDKGRKTIKQMVTVADLTRTAFMNGELSTVMSPRTVIAWAQNAEIFRDVGYAFRLSFLNKCDELERQTVAEFYQRLFDEELPESAASLSLG from the coding sequence ATGGCCGAGACCTCATTGGACCTCACAACCAAACCCACCAAAGAGATCTCCGTTCGCGAAGTCTTTGGCATCGACACAGATATGGTCGTGCACGGCTTTGACGAACGTACAAGCCGCGTTCCTGAGCTGGACAGCACTTATAAATTCGACCCTGACACCACGATGGCGATCCTTGCGGGGTTCAACCACAACCGCCGCGTGATGGTTCAAGGCTACCACGGGACGGGTAAGTCCACCCACATCGAACAGGTGGCAAGCCTGTTGAACTGGCCTTGTGTACGGGTCAACCTTGATAGCCACATCAGCCGGATCGACCTGATCGGTAAGGATGCGATCAAGCTGAAAGACGGCAAGCAGGTTACCGATTTCCAGGAAGGCATCCTGCCTTGGGCGCTGCGCAACCCGACTGCGATTGTGTTCGACGAATATGATGCGGGCCGTGCCGACGTGATGTTCGTGATCCAGCGCGTGCTGGAAGTTGACGGCAAGCTGACGCTGCTTGACCAGAACAAAGTGATCGAACCCCACCCCTATTTCCGCATTTTTGCAACCGCCAACACTGTTGGTCTGGGCGATACCACGGGTCTCTATCACGGCACGCAGCAGATTAACCAAGGTCAGATGGACCGTTGGTCGCTGGTCGCCACGTTGAACTATCTCAGCATCGATGCGGAAACGCAGATCGTTCTGTCCAAGAACCCGCATTACAACACGGACAAGGGCCGCAAGACGATCAAGCAGATGGTCACCGTCGCCGACCTGACGCGGACCGCCTTTATGAACGGCGAACTGTCGACCGTCATGTCGCCTCGGACCGTGATTGCCTGGGCCCAGAACGCCGAGATCTTCCGCGATGTGGGCTATGCCTTCCGTCTCTCGTTCCTCAACAAATGTGATGAACTTGAACGCCAGACCGTCGCCGAGTTCTATCAGCGCCTGTTCGACGAAGAGCTGCCGGAATCCGCCGCAAGCCTGAGCCTTGGCTGA